In one Leptospiraceae bacterium genomic region, the following are encoded:
- a CDS encoding Gldg family protein, with translation MRFIYPFLHYLPLLSLFVYFLVYDYLETKFYKTIWGIVCISSFFTQLLYKTTENKRAKLFLSGLGFISFFLFILYDYYEVPPRSGLSEELSALSAVRTFILALLTLSTFLFIIFSILLDFALRSVHAQTFQDRDKRSVFIQTFSGFLIILPLLFALNYIAVQRNFHFDPSSQKKHSLSPYGLSVLKKLEVNLKITAFYPRPLESSSSADEKQAFALGAIRPEIQILLEQIRSANPSRIQFEFINAEVETNKLHNYDKISNGMIHIRAIKNEPILDTTLFAEKTLIVSRKEQLDSLEKNLIQAILSVSQEKKKIYFTSDNSERFSIIYSAIPDESIQTLIDNIRYVNYTVENLGVSNSWPEKIPEDADTIAIIGPVQKFSENHRKAIWKYFSEKKGNLFISLDPKGEETFDWILEKANLEFKPSSLMQFSGKPAYIRTNAFGSHPINEDIPTGATILFPSSGYFEPIKRNGNLEYTILLKSPIETFLDKNQNLAFDPKTEEKGSKLLGVLLKGKDTGSMIIYSGTSWLTDRFYPKTKNPLDISVITNSHFVLNNFLWLNGGILSSEIPIRSSKILPVSLKEYQKTFIWIVSLFIFPAFVMLISSSYLIYKKRLSERSDV, from the coding sequence ACTTTCCCTGTTCGTTTATTTTTTGGTCTATGATTACCTTGAAACAAAGTTTTATAAAACTATTTGGGGTATAGTTTGCATTTCAAGCTTCTTTACTCAGCTTTTATATAAAACTACAGAAAACAAAAGAGCTAAATTATTTCTAAGCGGTCTTGGTTTTATTAGTTTTTTCTTATTCATTTTATATGATTATTATGAAGTTCCCCCGCGCTCAGGTCTTTCAGAAGAGCTAAGTGCTTTATCGGCGGTTCGAACTTTTATTCTTGCTCTTTTAACTTTATCTACTTTCTTATTTATTATTTTTAGTATTTTACTTGATTTCGCTTTGCGTTCCGTTCATGCACAAACTTTTCAGGATAGGGATAAACGCAGTGTATTTATTCAGACTTTCTCCGGTTTTTTAATTATTCTTCCCCTATTGTTCGCTCTAAATTATATAGCGGTTCAGCGAAACTTTCACTTCGATCCCAGTTCTCAAAAAAAGCATTCTTTATCACCGTACGGTCTTTCGGTTCTAAAGAAACTTGAGGTTAATCTTAAAATTACTGCTTTTTATCCAAGACCCTTAGAATCTTCTTCCAGTGCTGATGAAAAACAGGCTTTTGCACTTGGAGCGATTCGCCCTGAAATTCAAATTCTCTTAGAACAAATCCGTTCTGCTAATCCTTCCCGTATTCAATTTGAGTTTATTAATGCAGAGGTGGAAACAAATAAATTACATAACTATGATAAAATTTCCAATGGAATGATTCATATTCGTGCAATAAAAAATGAACCTATTTTAGATACAACTTTATTTGCTGAAAAGACTCTCATTGTAAGCAGGAAGGAACAATTAGATAGCCTGGAAAAAAATTTAATACAGGCTATTTTGAGTGTTAGTCAAGAGAAGAAGAAAATTTATTTTACTTCGGATAATAGCGAAAGATTTAGCATTATTTACTCAGCTATTCCGGATGAGAGTATACAAACACTGATTGATAATATACGTTATGTGAATTATACAGTGGAAAATTTGGGTGTTTCTAATTCCTGGCCGGAAAAAATTCCTGAGGATGCTGATACCATTGCAATAATCGGTCCTGTGCAAAAGTTTTCAGAAAATCACAGAAAAGCGATATGGAAGTATTTTTCAGAAAAAAAAGGAAATTTATTTATTAGTCTGGACCCGAAAGGAGAAGAAACATTTGATTGGATTTTAGAAAAAGCTAATTTAGAGTTTAAGCCGAGCTCTTTAATGCAATTTTCCGGAAAACCCGCTTATATTCGCACTAATGCTTTCGGATCACATCCTATCAATGAAGATATACCCACAGGAGCTACAATTCTTTTTCCTTCCTCCGGTTATTTTGAACCGATAAAAAGAAATGGTAATTTAGAATATACTATACTATTAAAATCTCCTATTGAAACTTTTTTGGATAAGAATCAGAATTTGGCCTTTGATCCAAAGACAGAGGAAAAAGGTTCAAAGCTTTTAGGAGTATTGTTGAAAGGAAAAGATACGGGTTCGATGATTATTTATTCCGGTACATCCTGGTTGACTGATAGATTTTATCCTAAAACTAAAAATCCTCTGGATATTTCAGTTATCACGAATAGTCATTTTGTATTAAACAATTTCTTATGGTTAAATGGAGGAATTTTAAGTTCCGAAATTCCGATTCGATCGAGTAAAATTTTACCTGTTTCATTAAAGGAATATCAGAAAACTTTTATATGGATTGTTTCCTTATTTATTTTTCCTGCATTTGTAATGCTTATCAGTTCCTCGTATCTTATATACAAGAAGCGTTTGAGTGAAAGAAGTGATGTATGA
- a CDS encoding DUF4340 domain-containing protein, which translates to MNIFKVLLIISSFLVFSIVFLFSGKKEEKEDEFVIWKHDFTALSYSYSGGGNACPGFLESSFTVKRLPHSLREQPVFSITDSQGFVYEAGYLTKNLLKELAVLRSDTSLADTEKNRLEFHIQDKCPIVKLHKTNKETVTIFLGRLSRDKSFRYILADKKITRLPAYTLDRFKRKLREFRNPSFISLKGYEFESLKYSENTKFLADFKYLANRKSKFWLNNKTDKPLSPPHSSKLSGFILSLSIDKYADEISIIHSLSSEQSRLEIQLTNGDFYSISIYKSILIDSVEYSPLQIKLEGKLQQSPAFIQKNRIEELRDLLQLIIKGK; encoded by the coding sequence ATGAACATCTTTAAAGTTTTACTCATAATTTCTTCCTTTCTTGTTTTTTCTATTGTTTTCCTTTTTAGTGGAAAGAAAGAGGAGAAGGAAGATGAATTTGTTATCTGGAAACATGACTTTACAGCCCTGTCTTATTCCTATTCCGGAGGAGGAAATGCCTGTCCAGGCTTTTTAGAAAGTTCTTTTACTGTAAAACGACTTCCTCATTCTTTACGTGAACAACCTGTTTTTTCAATTACCGATTCTCAAGGATTTGTTTATGAAGCAGGGTATCTGACTAAAAACTTATTGAAGGAGTTAGCCGTATTACGTTCAGACACATCCTTAGCTGATACAGAAAAGAATCGCTTAGAATTTCATATTCAAGACAAATGTCCTATTGTAAAATTACATAAAACTAATAAAGAGACTGTAACTATTTTTTTAGGTCGATTGAGTCGAGATAAATCTTTTCGCTACATTTTAGCCGATAAGAAAATTACCAGGTTACCTGCCTATACTTTGGATAGGTTTAAAAGAAAGTTAAGGGAATTTCGCAATCCTTCTTTTATTTCTCTTAAAGGATATGAGTTTGAATCTTTGAAGTATTCAGAAAATACTAAATTTCTTGCTGATTTCAAATACCTTGCAAATAGAAAATCTAAATTCTGGTTGAACAATAAAACTGATAAACCTTTATCTCCTCCTCATTCTTCAAAGCTTTCGGGATTCATTCTATCTTTATCAATTGATAAATATGCAGATGAAATATCAATTATACATTCATTGAGTTCAGAACAAAGTCGTCTGGAAATACAGCTCACAAATGGTGATTTTTACAGCATATCCATATATAAAAGTATTCTAATTGATTCTGTGGAATACTCTCCACTTCAAATTAAATTAGAGGGAAAACTTCAACAGAGTCCTGCTTTTATTCAAAAAAATAGAATAGAAGAATTAAGAGACCTTTTACAGCTTATAATAAAAGGAAAATAA